In the Syntrophorhabdales bacterium genome, CACGGTTCCTATAAAATCTTCCGGCTCCCCCAATCTGCCTATGGGAATGCGGGCGAGAAAGGTTTTGTAGGCTGCCTGGTCATCGAACATCCACTGGGTCAGTTCCGTCCGGAATACTGTCGGCGCAATCGCATTTACGTTGATCTTGTGTGGACCCCATTCACAGCCAAGGGATTTGGTTATCAGGTTGACCGCGGCCTTAGACGGGCTGTAGGCCGCATAGCGGGCCATGCCCAGCATACCTCTGGTGGAAGAGACGAGCACTGCTTTGCCGCCTCTACCCTGCTCAATCATTACACGGCCTGCCTCCTTACAGAAGAGCCACGTGCCTTTCACGTTCACGTCCATGATCTCCTGCCACTGTTCAACCGGCTGATCCACGATTGTGTTGACCTTGTTTACTCCTGCTGCCGTGATCAGTATGTCTATGCCGCCGAATGTCTTGACCGTGTCTGCGACCACACGCTGTACATCGGCATGCTTGACGGGATCGCCTGCCGAGAAGGCTGCCTGTCCGCCCCCATCGCGAATCTCTTTGGCGATCTCTTCCAGTTTCGGGACGTTTCTGCCCGTCAACATCACCTTGGCGCCTGCCGCAGCGAGGCCTTTTGATGCTGCCTTGCCGAAGCCGCCGGTGGCCCCGGTGATGAGTGCAACTTTTCCGCTTACGTCGAATAGCTCCTGAATGTTTTGTCTGTTCATTGGTTGTCTCCTCATTAAGGAAGTGAACGCGATGAAGCGATGAAGCGTGGAAGCGGGAAAAACCAGAGAGCCAAGAAACGGCACTTCATGTTTGGTAGTTCCGCATCATCGCTTCATCGGTCACGGATAATTAATAACAACCAGCATACTTGCCGGCTTGTTGGTCTTGTTTATGATCGCACGCTGTTCATTCGGGCCGATGAAGATTGAATCCCACGGTTTAAGCGTGATCTCTTCCTTCGGAGTCTGAACCGTTACTTCGCCTTCCAGTACAAAATATATCTTTTCAGTTGGCGTCGCATCCATTTCGGCCCCGCCTCCCGGAAGGAAATGGGAAAGGCCCATCCAAAACTTTTGAGCGCCTGATTCTTCTTTTCCGTGGAGTCTCATCGCAGTCATGCCGAAGTGCCCCGCCGCGCTGTACTGCTTCACGTCCTTCAATTCGACTTTCTTCATTCTGCACCTCCCTGGCGTTGCTTCCGGGCAACGCCGTGTTTAGTGTTACGCGTTACGTGTTGAGAACAGCCTGTTGCGAGTTACGAGTTGAAGAAAGCACGCTGGCAACAAGCTTGTAACTCGCAACTCGCAACGGTACGTTGCCTGCCGCTTCTTACTTGTCCACTATTGCCACGAGCCGGACTATGGAGCCGTCGCCTTTTACCCATCTTATAGGAAAGCCGGCAATGGTCACACGCTTGCCCGTAACGAGGTCAATATCACCGCCAACGTTTTCCCACCCCATGATGCCGTTACCGAGAAGCAGCCTGTGGCAGGGTTCCCAGTGCGGAAAATCTTTAATGACGTCATGTCCCTTTTCTCTCTTGTACTCCGCGACGACATCTGGACGGAGAGGTCCGGGGCCATGCGGTCCTATGGCAGTTGCAAGCGGATGATCCAACGCCTGCTGATCAACGCCCACTGCTTTCACACCGCGTTCCACGAACCATTCGCCCGCCTCTTTGTAAAGACCGGGACTGTAGCAGAAATACTGCGTGCTGTCGCCCCAGTATTTGTGCCATCCGGTATTGATAATGACGATGTCATCCTTCTCGATTTTGGGCCGTGCTTTCTCGAGGTCCTTCGGTGTGATTACTTCCCACTTGCCTTTTGGAATGGAGACGACAACGCCGGTTCCGTAATACTTCTCGAGGGGAATCTCATCCGTATAGGCCAGCCCCTCGATCACATGGGCAGGAGAATCAGCGTGCGTCGAGCAGTGCATGACGGTGGTAATCTTCTGGGAGAGGACTCCCGATTTGGCGTGATAGTGGACGCGTTCGATCTTTACATCCTCGAAATACGGCCACAGCGGCACATTGTGTCCGAAAGGCTGGCTTAAATCATACAGCTTTGTCTTTGCCATCGTACAACCTCCAAAGTTTTTTAGTATGGACGAACCCTGTCTCTGTAGACGTGAGTGCTTTTCGTCTCATCCAATTTTTCGGCTACGGGTCCCATTATGCCACCCTTTGGTCATGCTTTTCAAGCACTTTAGGGGCTCACGGCAAATCAATATTCGTCACAGCTTAAAAAGCCTCTCCGCATTCAGATGGTAGATTTTCTCTTTATCCTCTGTACTTATTGGTGTCCTCTCGACAAGCTCTACGGATTCTTTC is a window encoding:
- a CDS encoding glucose 1-dehydrogenase, translated to MNRQNIQELFDVSGKVALITGATGGFGKAASKGLAAAGAKVMLTGRNVPKLEEIAKEIRDGGGQAAFSAGDPVKHADVQRVVADTVKTFGGIDILITAAGVNKVNTIVDQPVEQWQEIMDVNVKGTWLFCKEAGRVMIEQGRGGKAVLVSSTRGMLGMARYAAYSPSKAAVNLITKSLGCEWGPHKINVNAIAPTVFRTELTQWMFDDQAAYKTFLARIPIGRLGEPEDFIGTVIFLSSKASDFMTGSIVYVDGGYTAG
- a CDS encoding cupin domain-containing protein is translated as MKKVELKDVKQYSAAGHFGMTAMRLHGKEESGAQKFWMGLSHFLPGGGAEMDATPTEKIYFVLEGEVTVQTPKEEITLKPWDSIFIGPNEQRAIINKTNKPASMLVVINYP
- a CDS encoding cyclase family protein → MAKTKLYDLSQPFGHNVPLWPYFEDVKIERVHYHAKSGVLSQKITTVMHCSTHADSPAHVIEGLAYTDEIPLEKYYGTGVVVSIPKGKWEVITPKDLEKARPKIEKDDIVIINTGWHKYWGDSTQYFCYSPGLYKEAGEWFVERGVKAVGVDQQALDHPLATAIGPHGPGPLRPDVVAEYKREKGHDVIKDFPHWEPCHRLLLGNGIMGWENVGGDIDLVTGKRVTIAGFPIRWVKGDGSIVRLVAIVDK